The following proteins come from a genomic window of Monomorium pharaonis isolate MP-MQ-018 unplaced genomic scaffold, ASM1337386v2 scaffold_266, whole genome shotgun sequence:
- the LOC105828083 gene encoding cytochrome P450 4C1-like, translating into MKFCYTHPLKVWFFLIPVVFIRRPDDLEIILGSTKHIEKGKLYDLLQPWFKTGLLVSKGSKWQSRRKILNPTFNFNILQQFAEILIEEGERMTTSLKNTGDTVTKDLIPFIGEHTMNAICETAMGISLKKTDLFYQQYRKAFHQLIEVIRYRFLSPWLHNEWIFSLTSKNREQTKILKILHGFTEKIIAERKIYHKHYEQHKKNLNENSMAVAETIGIKKKRLAMLDLLILASQEGLLTDSDIREEVDVFIAAAYDTTALAVSYTLSLLAEHKDIQDCVRKEVDAIMQESQGKLTVQSLQNLQYLERCIKETLRLYPSAYFILRVTSEETQLNSYLIPAGTMIHLSIYGVHRDPNYWSNPEIFDPDRFLPENIRNRHPYSYIPFSAGPRNCIGQRFAMLEMKAMLAPLIHNFYLEPVDYLKDLRMILDGTLRPINPHRIKFVPIDTKCV; encoded by the exons atgaaattttgttacaca catccccttaaagtATGGTTCTTCTTAATACCTGTTGTGTTTATTCGTCGTCCCGATGATCTGgag atAATACTGGGCAGTACAAAACATATCGAAAAGGGTAAATTGTATGACCTTTTACAGCCTTGGTTCAAAACAGGTCTTCTTGTCAGTAaag gtTCAAAATGGCAATCACGACGAAAGATATTAAATCCcacattcaattttaatatattacagcaATTTGCTGAGATTTTAATCGAAGAAGGCGAGAGAATGACAACATCTTTAAAGAATACAGGAGACACTGttacaaaagatttaatacCGTTTATTGGTGAACATACGATGAACGCAATATGTG aaactgcAATGggaatttctttgaaaaaaacggATTTATTTTATCAGCAATATCGAAAAGCGTTTCATCAATTAATTGAAGTTATTCGATATAg GTTCTTGAGCCCTTGGCTGCATAACGAATGGATATTCTCATTAACGTCAAAAAATAGAGAACAAACAAAGAttctgaaaatattacatgGCTTTACTGAGAAA ATTATTgcagagagaaaaatttatcataaacaCTATGAACAACATAAGAAAAATCTCAATGAAAATTCAATGGCAGTTGCAGAGACTATTGGAA ttaaaaaaaaaagacttgcTATGTTGGATCTTTTAATATTGGCGTCTCAAGAAGGTCTGTTAACTGATTCTGATATTAGAGAAGAAGTCGATGTCTTTATAGCTGCG GCTTATGATACTACAGCATTAGCTGTATCCTATACTTTATCACTCCTGGCCGAACATAAAGATATTCAG GATTGTGTTAGAAAAGAAGTCGATGCTATTATGCAAGAGAGTCAAGGAAAACTTACCGTTCAATCGTTGCAAAATCTACAATATTTAGAGAGatgtataaaagaaacattacGTTTATATCCAAgtgcttattttatattacgagTTACTTCGGAAGAGACACAATTAA attcgTATTTAATACCTGCCGGAACAATGATACATCTTAGTATCTATGGTGTTCACAGAGATCCTAATTATTGGTCAAATCCAGAAATATTTGACCCAGATAGATTTTTACCTGAAAATATCCGAAATCGTCATCCTTACTCCTATATACCATTCAGTGCTGGACCACGTAATTGTAtcg GGCAACGATTTGCCATGTTGGAGATGAAAGCAATGCTAGCTCctttaattcacaatttttatttggagCCCGTGGATTACTTAAAAGATCTACGAATGATACTTGATGGTACGCTTCGCCCTATTAATCCACatcgtataaaatttgttccaATTGATACAAAAtgcgtataa